From Salmo salar chromosome ssa09, Ssal_v3.1, whole genome shotgun sequence:
TACATCATAGTAATAATATATTATACATTAGGCCTATATACGGTATATTTCATAATTCAATATTGTATAATGTGAGTTATATTTCACTATCTATTATTTGGTTTAAATTTGACTTTTAAGTAATCTAAAATAATTAATTAAAGTTTGTTTGACATTTTGGCCTCAACCAGGCCTGCTTGTAGACTGGCCCTATCAAATGTGCTACAAAGCAAGTGTATATTTAGATCAATTACATGAATTattgaaaaatataaaaatgtatatttaaaaaacaCTGCTTCTGATTGGGGTTTAATGTTTATTTGCTGTACATAAATAGTTTGACAGAATGTAGGCCTACTGCACGAGATGCATCAAAGTTCCAGAGGGAACTCTGCTAGTTTAAATCTGCGACCCATTTAATACAGAGAAAGTGGCATAATTAGACAATGTAACTAATGGTATTATTGCACATACAGCAATTCACTAGCAGATGGATATAATTTGTAGTCAATTTTCACATAAAATTgtacaattacattttagtcatttagcaaacgcttttatccagagaggCTCACAGGGGCAATTAGTGTCaagtgccttactcaagggcacatcaactgtTTTTTCACCTATTCGGCCCAGGTATTCGAAACGGCGACCTTTCGGTTGCTGCCACAAAGCTCTTAACCGCTAGCTTACCTGCTGCCCACTGTTGGGAATGCTCATAAATGCTTTTTGAAGTCACCATTAACCTCATGGGTAATTCCCTgatcagtttccttcctctccggcaactgagttaggaaggacgtctgtatctttgttgtgactgggcgtattgatacaccatccatggtgtaataacttcaccatgctcaaagagatattcaatgtctgctttttttttttttttttactcatctacTAATAGGTTCCCTaagagataattgtatgtgtggggtacagagatgtagTCATAAAAACATtatgttaaacaccattattgcacacagtgagtccatgtgaaatgttaagcatatttttactcctgatcTTATTTAGGCCTGCCATaacaagggggttgaatacttgagtcaagacatttcagcttttcatttttaattagttTGAACATTTTGACAAAcctaattccactttgatattatggggtacgtttttattttattttacctttatttaactaggcaagtcagttaagaacaaattcttattttcaatgatggcctaggaacagtgggtatactgtcttgttcaggggcagaacgacagatttttactttgtcagctcggggattcgatcttgcaaccttttgattactagtccaacgctctaaccactaggatacctgccgtgTAGGCCCATGACTACAAAAAACACTCATCAATTTTAAGTTCAGGGGGTATGTACGCACAAATGTGCCGAATCTGAGGGTTTTTGAATTTATCATGTTTACAATGTTCAACATTACTCAAACAATTTGATATTAAAATCGaaatactactcatattacagaACATGCAGTAAAGCTTCAAATTACATCAATTCCTGCTTGGTAGCATCTACAGACTGAAGATTATGGTGTCGTGAAGGAGACCTGGGCAAGCCCAAAATGTCAGCCATATCCCCACTTAAATTATTTTTCAACTATgttttacatacatattgatatcTACCCAACATCCTTCCCCCAACAGACATTGTTTTGTGTATTACATTTCAGAACAATCCAGGATGTTGATATTTTTGTTGCAGGCAAACAGATAGATCCATAAATGCAAGTATAGTTATTGCTAATTTTATTTGACCATTTCATGGAGAAGCCACACCATGCAGCCAATATGTGTACCAAAATGGCAGAGGATTATACACACAGGAAGTCAGACTTGTTtccatttttatattttatttcacctttatttaaccaggtaggccagttgagaacaagttctcatttgcaactgcgacctggccaagataaagcatagcaattcgacacatacaacaacacagagttacacatggaataaacaaaacctacagccaataatacagtagaacaaaagaaaacaaaatgtctatatacagtgagtgccaatgaggtaagttaaggcaataaataggccatggtggtgaagtaattacaatatagcaattaaacactggaatggtagatgtgcagaagatgaatgtgcaagtagagatactggggtgcaaaggagcaaaataaataaatacagtatggggatgaggtaggtagatagcacatctgtaaacagcccatctatgtacaggtgcagtgatctgtgagctgctctgacagctggtgcttaaagctagtgagggagatatgagtctccaggttcagagatttttgcagttcgttccagtcattggcagcagagaactggaaggaaagacgaccaaaggaggaattgtctttgggggtgaccagtgagatatacctgctggagcgcgtgctacgagtgggtgctgctatggtgaccagtaagctaaggtggggctttacctagcagagacttgtagataacctgtagccagtgggtttggcgacaagtatgaagcgagggccaaccaacgagagcgttcaggtcgcaatggtgggtagtgtatggggctttggtgacaaaacggatggcactgtgatagactgcatccagtttgttgagtagagtgttggaggctattttatagatgacatcaccgaagtcgaggatcggtaggatggtcagttttacgagggtatgtttggcagcgtgagtgaaggaggctttgttgcgaaataggaagccgattctagatttaattttggattggagatgcttaatgtgagtctggaaggagagtttacagtctaaccagacaccaaggtatttctagttgtccacgtattctaagtcagaaccgtccagagtagtgatgctggacgggcgagcagtgatcgattgaatagcatgcattttgttttacttgtgtttaagagcagttggaggctacggaaggagagttgtatggcattgaagcttgtctggaggttagttaacacagtgtccaaagaggggccagaaatatacagaatggtgtcatctgcgtagaggtggatcagagaatcaccagcagcaagagcaacatcattgatgtataaagagaagagagtcggcccgagaattgaaccctgtggcacacccatagactgccagaggtccggacaacaggccctccgatttgacacactgaactctatcagagaagtagttggtgaaccaggcgaggcaatcatttgagaaaccaaggctgtcgagtctgccaataagaatgtggtgattgacagagtcgaaagccttggccaggtcgatgaatacggctgcacagtaatgtctcatcgatggcggttatgtcgtttaggaccttgagcgaggctgaggtgcacccatgaccagctctgaaacaagattgcatagcggagaaggtacggtgggattcgaaatggtcagtaatctgtttaacttggctttcgaagaccttaaagacagggtaggatagatataggtctgtagcagtttgggtctagagtgtcaccttctttgaagaggggaatgaccgcggcagctttccaatctttgggaatctcagatgatacgagaggttgaacaggctagtaataggggttgcaacaattttggcagataattttagaaagagggggTCCAgtttgtctagcccggctgatttgtatgggtccagattttgcagctctttcagaacatcagctatctggatttgggtgaaggagaaatggtggaggctttggcgggttgctgtggagggtgccgggcagttgactggggtaggggtagccaggtggaaagaatGGCCAggcgtagagaaatgcttattgaaatgctcaattatagtggattcaTCGGTGgtaagtgtttcctagcctcagagcagtgggcaagctgggaggagatgctcttattctccatggactttacagtgtcccagaacgtttttgagttagtactacaggatgcaaatttctgtttgaaaaagctagccttagcttttctaactgcctgtgtatatttgtgcctaacttccctgaaagttgcatatcatgggggctattcgatgctaatgcgtAACgcgacaggatgtttttgtgctggtcaagggcagactggtctggagtgaaccaaggacgatatctattcctagttcaattttttattttttttgtgggacatgcttatttaagatggggaggaaggcacttttaaagaatagccaggcatcatctactgacgggatgaggtcaatgtcattccaggataccccggccaggtcgattacaaagtcctgctcgcagaagtgttttagggagcgtttgacagtgatggggtggtcgtttggtcgtgGACCCAtaacaggcaatgaggcagtgttcgctgagatcttgattgaaaacagcagaggtgtgtttggagggcgagttagttaggatgacatctatgagggtgcccgtgtttacggatttggggttgtacctggtaggttcattgataatttgtgtgagattgagggcatcaagtttagattgtaggatggctggggtgttaagcatgtcccagtttaggtcacctagcagcacgagctcagaagatggatggggggcaatcaattcacatatggtatcgagggcacagctgagggcagagggaggtctatagcaagcggcaacagtgagatacttgtttctggaaaggtggatttttaaaagtagaagctcgaattgtttgggtacagacctagatagtaagacagaactctgcaggctatctttgcagtagattgcaacaccgccccctttggcagttctatcttggtgggaaatgttatagttagcgatggcgatttcagagtttttggtggttttcctaagccaggattcaaacacggttaggacatccgggttggcagagtatgctaaagcagtgaataaaacaaacttagggaggagacttctaatgttaacattcatgaaaccaaggcttttacggttacagaagtcaacaaaagagagcacctggggaatgggagtggggctaggcactgcagggcctggattaacctgtaaatcaccagaggaacagaggaggagtaggataagggtacggctaaagccTATACGAACTGGCCAAAGCccatacgaactggccgtctagcacgttcggaacagagactAAAAGGAGCatgtttctgggcacgatagcatagattcaaggcaaaGTGTATAGACATTGTGGACCTCTAATGCTAAGCCAGTGGCTGCAGGGCAAAACGCGAGACATGGCCACTCTGTGCCATACACTGACGCACACGCAATgtccacatttacatttttacaacaAAAAGCTAATCTACACATCTAATGAATCAGTCCACTAGCGCAGAGTgactcagatgtgtgtgtgtgtgtgtgtgtgtggtctctcaTGAGTAGCCTGTAGGAGGCAAGGCAAAGTTTACATTTCACTGAGCCACACAAACTTTATTAAATTCCATACAGACTGTATTACATCAGCACCCGTGTTAAAGGAGTACCTGATGAATGGAAAGGATGGAACACACTCCAGGAATAATTTAAGTGTGTTCTTTATTTGAATGAAAAAGCATAATGCCATAATGGTAAACCAACAGAAAACATGACATTTTAAAGGAAGTAATTTCAACAAGTGATAAATAATATTGACCtaatcctcttgtccaggtcTCTCTCAGGGAGAAATCTCCAGCTCTGGTCCCCTACCAGCAGCACAGGGAACTGTGGAGTCAGCTTTACCCTCTGTCACCATGGAGGAGCTACCCTCCACCTCGCCATCAACACCTTGGCCAGCACCAACAGTGCCACCCCAACCCATCACCTCCCGTCCTGCACCATCTCACTCTGGCTCTACACCCCAACCCATCACCTCCCGTCCTGCACCAGCTCACTCAATCCAGGCTCAATCAATGAATCAaatttattttataaagccctttttacatcagcagttgtcacaaagtgctttacaaatacctagcttaaaaccccaaatagcaagcaatgcagatgcacTCTCTGGCTGTAAACCCCAACCCATCACCTCCTGTCCTGCACCATCTCACTCCATCCACTCTGGCTCTACACCCCAACCCATCACCTCCTGTCCTGCACCATCTCACTCTGGCTCTACACCCCAACCCATCACCTCCTGTCCTGCACCATCTCACTCCATCCACTCTGGCTCTACACCCCAACCCATCACCACCTGTCCTGCACCATCTCACTCTGGCTCTACACCCCAACCCATCACCTCCTGTCCTGCACCATCTCACTCCATCCACTCTGGCTCTACATCCCAACCCATCACGTCTGGCTGGACACCACAGGGCCCCCAAGCCAATCTGTTCCAACAAAtcctggacacacaaacacaacaaatCCATGTTACACAGACCGCCCAACACATCCACCAAGCTCTTTATGATTTATTACAAAAAGCACATGAAACACAGAAGGCACACCTGGATGTGGAGAAGAACCGGCTCCAGCTGGATAGAGAGCGCTTGAGGGTGGAGACAGAGCGCCTGCAGGTGGAGAGGGAGCGCCTTCAGCTGGAGAAGGATCGCCTGGGGGAAGGGGAGGCCCGGGAGGTGCTTCGGCAGCTCTCTGTCTCCGGGTCAGTCGCCCTAGAACACCAGACGCCTGTGAGTTCAAGAACTGCCAGTGCCTCCCCCACCCTTCCTCTGGGAACACCATCAGCCTCCATGTCCAGTCCCCTCACATTAATATCACCTACTGCACCACACTTTGATTTCTTATTTTCCCCATTCCCATTACCGGTAATCACAACCCATTCCACCCAGCCTTCACAAACTGCCCCAACCCCCCTACCTTAACCAGCCCTGCCCCAACCTCCCCTACCTTAACCAGCCCTGCCCCAACCTCCCCTACCTTAACCAGCCCTGCCCCAACCTCCCCTACCTTAACCAGCCCTGCTCCaaccacccctaccttaaccGTTTCTGCCCACTCTCTCATCCCTACAATCTCCGGATCTGTTAAACGGCGAGTTCAGGAGACAGTCCGGCCTTGGTCTACACCCACTGCTAAGAATAAAAAACATCAATAAACAAATAATGTAATAAAATACAAGTGTTTATCTTTTCTTACAGCCTCTTCACACTTCCTACACATTACTCACATGTAGTCTTGCTACGGAGAAGGAGTggaaggatgataggtcctccggaaGTTTTGTTTTTTTCCAGTTCTGCATAACTGTTGTGTTAGCAACCCTGTTGTGTTAGCACGTAGTGAGTCACTCAGCCATGGAGCGGGAGAGGAGGATCGGGCTGCCCAGGAAGAAAGGGGACAGTTGGAGTcgaagagaggagagtagggttGAAAAGGCAGTCAGGAGACAGAAGGAAGGATTTAACAGAAGGAAGAGGATGGGATAgaagagtagtgggagagagtgaAGATTGCATCGGTGGTCTCATTCTGTGAGCTTGGTTGGCATAACACTTCGCGCCTGAGCCGAACAGTCAGAGCGGGTCTCACTCTGACTTTGAATGTGAATTTGCGCCACCTCAGATCATTCAACCAGAAAAGCGGGCTGTTCCACCTTGGTAGGGGGTCTGGCCGTTGCCCACTGGTTAGCCAAATGCTCAATATAAAGGATTGACAACAGAAAAATagtgcaaaaataaataaaaacacaggcTCATGGGCCGTAATAAAAtacatgtctttttttttttttacacacaatGTATTCAGATCCCTGGActcttcccacattttgttacgttacagccttattctaaaatggattaaatattgtttccctcaatctacacacaataccctataatgacatagCGAAAACAGTATGTTGTTAatttacaacaaaaaaatatcattaataccttatttacataagtattcagaccctttgcaatgagactcaatTGCGCTccggtgcatcatgtttccatcaatttgtagaaacatcaaggatgaagtccacctgcggtaaattcaattgattggatatgatttggaaaggggcACACcagtctatacaaggtcccacagtggatgtcggagcaaaaaccaagacatgcggtcgacggaattgtccatagagctctgatacaggattgtgtcgaacagatctggggaagggtaccaacacgtttatgcagcattgaaggtccccaagaacactgcctccgtcattcttaaatggaagacgtttgcaaccaccaagactcttcctagagctggccgcctgcccaaactgagcaatcggggtagaagggccttggtcaggaaggtgacactctgacagagctccagagttcctctgtggagatggttgtccttcttgaaggttctcccatctctgtagcactccactaatcaggcctttatggtagtggccagatggaagccaatcctcaataaaaggcacatgaccgcccgcttggagtttgccaaacggcacctaaaggactctcagaccatgagaaactagattctctggtctgatgaaaccaagattgaactctttagcttGAATACCAAgcattacgtctggaggaaacctggtaccatccctacggtgaagcatggtggtggcagcatcatgctgtggcaatgtttttcagtggcagggactgggagtagagggaaagatgaacggagcaaagtacagggaaatccttgatgaaaacctgctccagattgctcaggacctcagactgccgtgaaggttcaccttccaagaggacaatgaccctaagcacacagccaagacaacacaggagtggcttcaggagaggtctctgaatgtccttgagtggtccagccagagtccggacatgaacccgatcaaacatctatggagagacctgaaaatagctgtgcagcgacgccccacacccaacctgacagagcttgagaggatctgcagagaataatgaaggaactccccaaatacacatgtgccaagtttgtagtgtCATACACAAGAAAACCcaaggctgtaatccctgccaaaggtgcttcaacaaagtactgagtaaagggtatgaatacttatttaaaatgtaatatttccgtttttatcatgaatttgcaaacatttctaaaaaccagtttttactttgtcattatagggtattgtgtgtagattgataaggggggggggggacaatttaatcaattttagaataaggttgtaacaaaatgtggagaaagtcaagtctgaatattttccaaatgcactgtatatcggtttgggcttcttgtggtcacctgagatttactatgcaatctgacACATGTCAAATCAGTTTACTTGATCTTCTGACTTTTTGTGAGGATAAtgtacaggaaacctactgatcgtaacagtttgttgagggctgatagtttATCACCCGCTTCCCTTGAAAAacagtttgccctacagccaatcTGTCGAATCATAAGAATTTGCAAgaaacaatcagatttcgacagaaatatgtctgagacacacagaaaattcaaggagagggtgtacaaaaatggtcagattaatactgccattgagaaaattcaaaagAAATCGAGACATGATCTCTTTCAAGGACAGTCTCGCAAAAAGAAGCATTCTTGCAATCTAACTACCCtctcaaagtgctctgaacaaattaagggaatcgttcaAACATTGGCGCATTCTAAGATCCGATGACAGTATATGTTTTCTGACCCtcccttggtcgtattctcgcggggcagaaatctcagatcAATtggtaaggagatgattgtggactacaggaaagggacGACCGagcacatcaccagtacatcactagggctaagctgcctgccatccaggacctctacaccaggcggtgtcagaggaaggccctaaaaattgtcaaagaccccagccaccccagtcatagactgttctctctactaccgcggcaccagagtgccaagtctaggacaaaaaggcttctcaacagtttttacccccaagctataagactcctgaacaggtaatcaaatggctacctggactatttgcattgtgtatcAGAAAcgaaggagagggggtgacctcgtCAATTTATTGTTAAAtcaagaggctgcctggatctttaatttaaaaacccttgctcccttcggtctcaaggtagactttgatctgaaacCATTCTTGTGATTGGGattttgctattcattgtaaatgtttgtaggcctatgtagccaaaatgtatctatgatcgtatgctatccattcatGTGTTATTTTTATATCTGAGAATtgaccaatgatatcaggccacaccaggccatgattacagacacctgtgtgtgtcctttgacactatataaactagtgacctgcagtgtttgtcattatacccttatgaagacagcttgtctgtcgaaacgttggatattaggtTGTTAAATTATTGCAAATGAGCTCAGTGTGctgctctccttttctttttcaaggTTTCCTGACCAAGGGCTTCCCATACCAGGAAGAAATGTTTTAAGTAAGAATATTCTCGATCAGCGATTTGTACACAATGGTCAGTCAGTGTGTTTGCTGGCATTAAAACTCCTAAGCTTCCCAAGTAGGAAGATAGGTCAATGTTTTCCTGAAGTTAGGTTTGTGGTCTAAAATTGTCCCCAGGTATTTAAAAGGTGTGACTTGCTCCATGTCATTTCATTGTGCTAGGTTTGTGGTCTAAAATTGTCCACCAGGTATTTCTTAAAAGGTGTGACTTGCTCCACGTCCTGTTCTTTCATGGTGCGCTCTAGAGAGGGGCTTCCGTTATTCCCCAGTTTaccaccaatgttccctctaaactgcatGCGTGTCTGCTGAGCACTAGAAATGCTATCCCACGCAGAGGCACAAGGTTTAACTTTTAGTCAACTTTACTAGAGTTTCTCCCTGTTTACACCAGCAACGATTTCCTCCACTGTGGGAATTCTGATCGAGCCAACGTCAAATAAGTTCCTTTCCATGCAACGTGCCAAAAAAACAAAATCgaactatgcaagacttagtTTCTGGTTTTGTCTTCGACAGAGCGGTCAGAggaggattctattgcattgacaagaGTCCCAAggtcacttttatttatttattttatttcacttttatttaaccaggtaggcaatttgagaacaagttctcatttacaactgcaacctggccaagataaagcaaagcagttggaaaaacatacaacacagagttacacatggagtaaaacaaacatacagtcaataatacagtagaaaaataagtctatatacaatgtgagcaaatgaggtgagttaagggaggtaaaggcaataaataggccatggtggcgaagtaaatacaatatagcaattaaaacactggaatggtagatttgacagtagatgagtcactgataggcctacattatgatctgTAATTTAAAGCGGGTACAACCTCAGTGTTTACAGTaaaaagcgggtacagcctcagtgtttacAGTAAACTCGTGCCAGAAGTTGCACATAATGTTCACCACGTTCAAGTTTCCGTGGGGGGATACGGGGGGCTTGCCGTTCAGGGTTAGAATCTTTTCTAAGTCAAAGGAGCACTATTTTTGTGGCCTCTTGCGCATTCTAATGCCTTTATTCCATCCGAAATACACAGAGAAATTATTGAATACTTTATCGAGTTTACCTCCCAGATTGGAAAAATGtgttgtggtattgtgtgtagaagacATGACTTTACCATTTTAAATgactgaaaatgtatgaatttaGTATATTGTTAGATGTTTTGGATATTTgtttttaacctgtcttctcttgagagttaCGGCAATATATGAATTGGCACAATGCTTGTTCTTCAAAGTATGTATTTTATTAAAACTGAAAAATGTAAATAGCCCACATTATCCTGAAATTAAAGATTACATAAAAAGGGTTATCAGTCTCAAGTATTATATCTTTCAGATTTTACATAGCCTAAATTAATTTTAGATTAGCATAAGGTAGGGCACTATCAAATCAGCTTTATTTTCTGCCTGATTCCGTTTCATTTTTCCCCAAATTCTGTTTTCGTTGTTTAGTTTTCAGGTTTTCGTTCTCAAAAATCACACTTTTAATAGAAAAACATCCAAATTGGATGTCCTAGATGGACAATGATGCTTAAATCACATCAGTAGAACACGTTTGAGATCTGGGAAAAATCTGAGAATTTTGGATTTATGGGTGTAGTTACCCCTTAATTAAAGTGCAGCTGTTTAGCTATGTTTGTGATGGTGAAGTTtcaggaaaaacaaaacactgaTGCATTCTGTCTTATGAGAAACTTGGCCTAATTAATAAATATTCAATGCATTttatgtatatttaaaaccaaatacttttagacttttactgggttactttacttgagtcattttctatttaaggtatctttaattttactcaagtatgacaattgggtactttttccaccactggtagtgactgggtgtattgatacaccattcatgGTGTAATTAAAGGCATATGCTCAATggcatattcaatgtctgctttttaaatgtttacccatctaccaatagttgTCCTTtttttggaaaacctccctggtctttgtggttgaatctgtgtttgaaattcactgctcgactgagggaccctacagataattgtgtgtgtggggtacagagatgaggaagtTATTCAAATCATGTTAAACgcatagtgagtccatgcaacttacttgccataacaaaggggttgaatatttgaCTCAAGACGTTTACATTTTTCCATTTGTAAAAATACATaattaaattgaacctttatttaactaggcaagtcagttaagaacaaattcctatttacggtgacagcctaccagggaacagtgggttaactgccttgttcaggggcagaaggacagatttttaccttgtctgttcggggattcgatccagcaacctttcggttactggcccaacactctaaccactaggctacctgccaccccacttaagtatcaaaagtaaaagtataaatcattttaaatgacttatattaagcaaaccagacggcactatttttattttattacgtATAGCCTGTGGCACACTCagacatttacaaatgaagcatgtgtatttagtgagtctgtcagatcagaggcagtagggatgaccagggatgttccctTGATAAATGCATCCattggactattttcctgtccttctAAGCATTTCAAATGTAACAGTAcatttaggtgtcagggaaaagtACAAAACTTTTACCTTTTTACTTCCTAAAGAaaagagcttgaagaatgtttgtacaatatttgcacattattattttaatcTAGGTGTgcgaagctcttagagacttacccagaaagactcagctgtaatcgctgccaaaggtgcttctaacgtgttgactcaggggtgtgaatacttaagtaaattagatatttatgtatttcaataaatatgcaaaaatatctaacatgttttcactttgtcattatgggttattgtgtgtagatgggctgGTGAGAGaaacatgtatttaatcaatttagaattcaagctgtaacacaacaaaatgtggaataagttaaggagtatgaatactttctgaaggcactgtattaacCAGAAAAATGTCTGGCTTTAATGGTCAAAAAAGCAGAAGTGTTTTTTTATAAGCACAAAATTGTGGGAAACAATAGAGATGAAATGAAGAAACACCCTCCACTTAAGCCGTG
This genomic window contains:
- the LOC106611387 gene encoding protein FAM186A isoform X2, whose amino-acid sequence is MKSSGQRDKRRGELKVFRHEKRPAGELKEKTEEKKVLLLKDKGKRKPKGMEKETEKKRHRFTPGDEDLIISGVLGHWEDLFGAQAHIRPRGSKTATWNTIAGTLTPTSAVARCGDDVRKKYNLIRSQIKQKVSSIRTLSTQTGGGPNTVPALTDLEQQLLSRMAETEAGVGPADLGFGLSQGEISSSGPLPAAQGTVESALPSVTMEELPSTSPSTPWPAPTVPPQPITSRPAPSHSGSTPQPITSRPAPAHSIQAQSMNQIYFIKPFLHQQLSQSALQIPSLKPQIASNADALSGCKPQPITSCPAPSHSIHSGSTPQPITSCPAPSHSGSTPQPITSCPAPSHSIHSGSTPQPITTCPAPSHSGSTPQPITSCPAPSHSIHSGSTSQPITSGWTPQGPQANLFQQILDTQTQQIHVTQTAQHIHQALYDLLQKAHETQKAHLDVEKNRLQLDRERLRVETERLQVERERLQLEKDRLGEGEAREVLRQLSVSGSVALEHQTPVSSRTASASPTLPLGTPSASMSSPLTLISPTAPHFDFLFSPFPLPVITTHSTQPSQTAPTPLP
- the LOC106611387 gene encoding myb-related transcription factor, partner of profilin isoform X1; translated protein: MVIKPSLPLSFTGPKSEGPDCNSKAQSEQQAPEMASVKQEDCSQTLGLNVNIKDEVKEEEIETFVYHGPAGELKEKTEEKKVLLLKDKGKRKPKGMEKETEKKRHRFTPGDEDLIISGVLGHWEDLFGAQAHIRPRGSKTATWNTIAGTLTPTSAVARCGDDVRKKYNLIRSQIKQKVSSIRTLSTQTGGGPNTVPALTDLEQQLLSRMAETEAGVGPADLGFGLSQGEISSSGPLPAAQGTVESALPSVTMEELPSTSPSTPWPAPTVPPQPITSRPAPSHSGSTPQPITSRPAPAHSIQAQSMNQIYFIKPFLHQQLSQSALQIPSLKPQIASNADALSGCKPQPITSCPAPSHSIHSGSTPQPITSCPAPSHSGSTPQPITSCPAPSHSIHSGSTPQPITTCPAPSHSGSTPQPITSCPAPSHSIHSGSTSQPITSGWTPQGPQANLFQQILDTQTQQIHVTQTAQHIHQALYDLLQKAHETQKAHLDVEKNRLQLDRERLRVETERLQVERERLQLEKDRLGEGEAREVLRQLSVSGSVALEHQTPVSSRTASASPTLPLGTPSASMSSPLTLISPTAPHFDFLFSPFPLPVITTHSTQPSQTAPTPLP